A stretch of Cicer arietinum cultivar CDC Frontier isolate Library 1 chromosome 5, Cicar.CDCFrontier_v2.0, whole genome shotgun sequence DNA encodes these proteins:
- the LOC101511753 gene encoding uncharacterized protein, giving the protein MSPSLNPSSQTRHPLEPVTHSVLAVKLNLSSPHHFFARLTHSRGITVSLTLSFAVSLLSLVHSECSFSRTAVNFSARSQSSISNIVMAVTVILCLELFTRLLYYTPMAILASIILSAFPRLIDIREACLSMLVTLQLYLDLVALSFCCRYAVMLCLLSRFRSRWRLGFRYVCTSAFVDKEFVHGVKR; this is encoded by the exons ATGTCACCCAGTCTGAACCCTAGCTCTCAAACCCGTCACCCTCTCGAACCCGTCACCCACTCTGTCCTTGCCGTCAAGCTCAACCTCTCGTCTCCGCATCACTTTTTCGCTCGCCTCACTCACTCTCGCGGCATCACCGTTTCCCTCACTCTCAGTTTCGCCGTCTCACTGTTGTCTCTGGTCCATTCTGAAT GTTCATTTTCAAGGACTGCAGTAAATTTCAGTGCAAGAAGTCAATCATCAATATCAAATATTGTGATGGCAGTAACAGTGATTCTGTGCTTGGAGTTGTTTACAAGACTCTTATATTATACACCTATGGCTATACTTGCTTCTATAATCCTTTCTGCATTTCCAAGATTAATTGACATAAGAGAAGCTTGTTTGTCTATGCTTGTTACCTTGCAATTATATCTGGACTTGGTTGCACTCTCATTTTGTTGTCGGTATGCCGTCATGCTCTGCCTGCTCTCCCGATTTCGATCGCGTTGG AGGCTAGGTTTTAGATATGTATGTACTAGTGCTTTTGTTGACAAGGAATTTGTGCATGGAGTGAAGAGATAG